The Micromonospora krabiensis genome window below encodes:
- a CDS encoding acyclic terpene utilization AtuA family protein: MIRIGNASGFYGDRFTAWREMLDGGELDVLTGDYLAELTMMILGRDRARDAELGYARTFLRQLEGCLGAALDRGVRIVTNAGGLNPAGLAAAIGALAERLGLTVRVGYVEGDALPRPDALTANAYLGAFGIAACLDDGADVVVTGRVTDASLVVGPAIARHGWGRDDLDALAGATVAGHLVECGTQVTGGNFSFFTELPDGGHRPGFPIAEVHADGSSVITKHPGTGGAVTVETVTAQLLYEVGGPGYLGPDVVTRLDTVTLRADGPDRVRVSGVRGTPPPPTLKVGVTNLGGFRNSMTFVLCGLDIPAKAALVRRQLADAVGAEGLEFTLARTDHADAVDTETASALLHVHLRDGDKGRAGRAFSAAAVELALASYPGCTLTTPPGDATPYGVFTAEAVPQDAVPHVAVLPSGKRVEVAPPTRTTPATSDGSADAAPPADEAGRPTRRGPLGELVGARSGDKGGDANLGVWARTDAGYDWLRGWLTVARLAELLPETAPLVVRRYELPNLRAVNFVIEGLLGPGVAGSTRFDPQAKALGELLRSRLVDLPVDLTTEAGR, encoded by the coding sequence ATGATCCGCATCGGCAACGCCTCCGGCTTCTACGGGGACCGGTTCACCGCGTGGCGCGAGATGCTCGACGGTGGCGAGCTGGACGTGCTGACCGGTGACTACCTGGCCGAGTTGACCATGATGATCCTCGGCCGGGACCGGGCCCGCGACGCGGAGCTGGGCTACGCGCGGACGTTCCTGCGGCAGTTGGAGGGCTGCCTGGGGGCGGCGCTGGACCGGGGCGTCCGGATCGTGACGAACGCGGGCGGACTGAACCCGGCCGGACTGGCCGCCGCGATCGGCGCGCTCGCCGAGCGGCTCGGCCTGACCGTTCGGGTCGGGTACGTCGAGGGCGACGCGCTGCCGCGCCCCGACGCGCTCACCGCCAACGCCTACCTGGGCGCGTTCGGGATCGCCGCCTGCCTCGACGACGGTGCCGACGTGGTGGTCACCGGCCGGGTCACCGACGCCTCGCTGGTGGTGGGGCCGGCGATCGCCCGCCACGGCTGGGGGCGTGACGACCTCGACGCGCTCGCCGGGGCGACCGTCGCCGGTCACCTGGTCGAGTGCGGCACGCAGGTCACCGGCGGCAACTTCAGCTTCTTCACGGAACTGCCGGACGGCGGCCACCGCCCCGGCTTCCCCATCGCCGAGGTGCACGCCGACGGCTCCTCGGTGATCACCAAGCACCCGGGCACGGGGGGCGCGGTGACGGTGGAGACCGTCACCGCGCAGCTGCTGTACGAGGTGGGCGGGCCGGGGTACCTGGGGCCGGACGTGGTGACCCGGCTGGACACGGTGACGCTGCGCGCGGACGGACCGGACCGGGTACGCGTCAGCGGGGTCCGGGGCACGCCCCCGCCACCCACCCTCAAGGTCGGCGTCACCAACCTGGGCGGCTTCCGCAACTCGATGACGTTCGTCCTCTGTGGCCTGGACATCCCCGCCAAGGCGGCCCTGGTCCGGCGGCAACTGGCGGACGCGGTGGGCGCCGAGGGGCTGGAGTTCACCCTGGCCCGCACCGACCACGCCGACGCGGTCGACACGGAGACGGCGAGCGCGCTGCTGCACGTACACCTGCGGGACGGTGACAAGGGGCGGGCCGGGCGGGCCTTTTCGGCGGCCGCGGTGGAGCTGGCCCTGGCCTCCTACCCCGGCTGCACGCTGACGACGCCGCCGGGCGACGCCACGCCGTACGGGGTGTTCACCGCCGAGGCGGTGCCGCAGGACGCGGTGCCGCACGTGGCGGTGCTGCCCTCCGGCAAACGCGTGGAGGTCGCCCCACCGACCCGCACCACCCCCGCCACGTCGGACGGGTCGGCGGACGCCGCGCCGCCGGCCGACGAAGCCGGGCGGCCGACCCGGCGGGGGCCGCTGGGTGAGCTGGTCGGCGCCCGCTCCGGGGACAAGGGCGGCGACGCGAACCTGGGCGTCTGGGCGCGCACCGACGCCGGGTACGACTGGCTGCGCGGCTGGCTGACCGTCGCGCGGCTCGCCGAGCTGCTGCCGGAGACGGCACCGCTGGTGGTGCGCCGCTACGAGCTGCCGAACCTGCGGGCGGTGAACTTCGTGATCGAAGGGCTGCTCGGCCCGGGGGTGGCCGGGTCCACCCGGT